GAAGAAAATATCGATAATGAAGATAAGTTCATGCGTTTAATGACAGCAATTAATAATATTGCTGAGAAATATCAATACCCTGTAATTTTCTCTACTCACCCACGTACAAAGAACTTCATTAAGAAAAGAGATTTCAAATTCCATGAATTAGTTAGAAATCTTGAGCCATTCGGATATTTCGATTACAACAAACTACAAAAAGAAGCTTTTTGTGTATTGTCAGATAGTGGTACTCTTTCTGAAGAGAGTGCTCTATTGAACTTCCCAGGAGTATTAATTAGAACATCTACTGAGCGTCCTGAGGTTCTTGATCATGGAACTATAATCATTGGCGGTGTTGATACAGAAGTTGTAGAACAATCTGTAGAATTGGCTACATCAATGTATTTAAACAATGAAGAGACAGTTATGCCTGATGACTATATAGATAAAAATGTATCAATTAAAGTAATCAAAATAATTCAAAGCTATACAGATATAGTTAACAAAACTGTTTGGTTAAAGGATTAGAGTAATTCAAAGAACTCAGAGTAATTGAAAGGTAAAAGATGTATAAAGACGATATATTAAAGTTTTTAAAAGAAAACTTCTGGAAAATATTTTTAACTATAATACTTTTAACTATCCTTATTTTTACAGGACTAAATTTTGTGGTTCAAGGACGTTCTACCAATACTAAAAATGCAAAAATAGAAAGTGGAAATAGTGAAAGTAATGCGGATAGTTCATATTCATTTGAGCTATTTTTAGTGAATGAGCAAAGATCAGCTTTGAACTTTAGACTTTTAACTAAATTTTTGAATAATCAAGAACATAAACAAGAACTTGAAGATTATCTTAATAAGAATATCGAAGATTTGGATATAAGAAAAGAGATATTAGATAATATAGGGATTGAAAAGTTGAATGTAATTGAAGCTGAACTAGTTTCTGAAACTTCTACCATATTATTTAAAGTAGACTTGTCAAATAAGAGTAATGAAAATAAGAGAATTGCTGAGTTTTATTACGATTTATTAACGAATGAATCTAATCCTGTATTTAAACACCTAAATGTCTATACTATAAATCCAGTTTCTCAATATAATTCTACAGATAAAAAAGTAATCGAGAACAACGAAAGTTATACCTATAATAATAAAATTAAATCTATCATCAAGAATATACTAGCAAGCATGGTGCTTAGCTTTATGTCAGTTCTAGTATTTGTTTATTTAAAAGAATTCTTCTCGAAAAAACTGCGCTACCCAACTACCTATTATGCAGGTAAACCTGAAAATCTATTCTATATACCAGATGATAATCAATTAAGAAAGTTAGCTTTGTATCTACAAAGAATTAGTGCCAATAATAAATTAGCACTTGTTGAAAATAATATAGATGATGAAAGCCGAAAGATTTTTGATAAACTAAATATTAAAGTCTTAAATGAACCACTTTTATCAGCATTAGAAAACAATAACAGTGAACTAATTGAGAGTGTAATCCTGATCGTACAGAATAATAATACTGCTAGAGCTTGGTATAACGAGCAAATTGAGACAGCTAATGAATTAAACTTGCAAGTTTACAACATACATTTAAATTAATCATAGCCATGTGAGGGAGTTTAAATGAGTAATTTAGTAATTTTTAATTGGGGATACTATCCAGCTAAGACTTATGGCGGTCCTGCTATAAGTATTGAAAATATAGTAAGAACTCTAATAAATGAATTTGAAAGCATAACAGTTATCTGCAATGCTCATGAATTGAACTCTAGTGAAAAAATTGAGGGGATAGAAGCTAATTCTATTTGCAAAGGTCTATATGGTGAAAATATTCTCTATTTAGATGAGGAGCATAAAAACGTTGGTTTCATAAAAGAAAAACTAGCATTCTTAGGTTCTGTAGATCTAATTTATGTAAATAGCTTTTTTGCCTGGAAGCAATTAAGTATGGCTAATAAACTTAGAAAAATCTATGGTGCTAATATGCTAATTGCTCCAAGAGGTGAATTAGAAAAAAATGCTTTAGCCATCAAGGCCCCTAAGAAGAAAATATATAATGCTATTTTAAGGAACTTTTTGAATAGAGATGATATTTTCTTTCATGCTACTAATGAATTAGAGAAAGAGAATATAAAAAGACATCTTAAAATTAAAGATGAAAGAGTTTTGATTTTAGACAATATCCCATCCTTACCAAGTGAGAATTTTTATGAAAAATTAAATAAGACTAAGCTTGAAAATCACTTGGATCTTGTATTTATTAGTCGTATCCAAAGTAAGAAAAATCTTAAATATGCTTTGGAGTGCCTGGAAGATATACCAGAAGAAATAACTATCAAATTTGATATATATGGACCAATTGAGAATGAAGAATATTTTGATGAATGCAAAGCTGTTGCTCAGAAACTGCCTGATAATATCAATGTAAATTATAAGGGTTTAGTTTCTCACGAAGATGTTTTTAACACTTTTAGTAAATATGATTTATTCTTTTTCCCAACACTAAGTGAGAACTTTGGCCATGTTATTGCGGAAGCACTTGCTTCTAAGGTTTTAGTTCTTACAAGTGACCAGACACCATGGAATGATATTAATATGACCAATGCAGGTAGGGCAATTCCCTTGGAGAGTAAAACTGAATTTAGTAAATATATTTCTGATTTAGCTAAAGTTACAGATCTTGAATATAAAAATTATAGAGATCAGGGACTTGAATATTTGGAAGGTAAGTTGAACACTGATGTTATTAAAGATAAGTACAGAAGAGAATTTAAAAATATCACAAAGCAATAATCTTATTCTAGAAAAAGTAATTAAAGCTTTACTTTATTTTGCTGTATTATTGGCGACTTTTCCAATACCAAAGCAACTATATATTCATGTTGTTAATGCCTCAGTTTTGTCTTTGGTTTTAATATCCAATTTCATTAATAAGAGAGTTAAATTCAAAGATGCTTTTAATTCTTATACTTGTATCCTTCTTGTATGGTTATTAATGTCAGCTATAAGTGTTTTGTATGCAGAGAGTAAAATCTTAAGCATACAGAGGACTATGGTGATATATACAGCAATTACTTATACTGTAGCTATCAACATTTATATTCAGAATAGGCAAATATTAGATAAGATTATAAGAATATTTATAGTATCTAATTTAGTTCATATTCTTATATCTTTATTTGAAATATTAACTAATAAGTATCTATTCACTTCGCATAAAGATATAATTCCAAGCCTAATTGAAAAAAATAATCCTATATCATTTTTTAACAATCCTAATGATCTATCTATTTTCTTATTATTCTGTTCTTTATTGGTTTTATTTTTGAGTGATAATATTTTAGCAAGACACGCTAAGCAGATTATTTTAGTGTTAAACCTTTTCTTAATGTTTAAATCAAAGGCAAGAATAGCTATATTAACTTTAATGATTGCTCTTGCGTCTTATATTTTCTTTAAAATTAAATCCTATAAATGGCGCAAGGCTATAGCTTATTTTGTCTATATTGCAGCTATTGGTTTTACTTTATTGTTTGGCATATTTTTGATGCAAATATTAGACATGGAGAGTAATGATATTTCTCTCATGCAGAGATTAAACTACATGAAAAATGGTTTGCTATATCTAAAAGACACAAGTGGTTTTGGAATTGGAGCAGGCAATATTCCATATTATTTTACGAACAAACCTTACTATAATGTGTATGGAATATTTCAAATGCATAACTGGTGGATTGAAACTATGGTTGAGTATGGTGTATTCTTTTTTGCATTATATTTTACCTGGTATCTTAAATCGCTATTCAGATCTTTACAAGGTATGTTAAAGTACTTTGAAAATGAGGTTTATGGGTTTTTAACCGCCTTTTATGTATGTTTTGTAATTGCAGCAATCGCTCCAAGTACTATTTATCCATTTATATGGGTATGGATTCTTAATGCTTTAGCTAGTCTGCTCTTGGAAAAAAACTATAGATTTACTAATGATTAGAATATTGGAGATGGAGTTTTACGGACTTTATGAAAATTTTGCATATTATAAGCTCAGATGGTGGTGGAATATCTAGCTTTGTCAAAAATATAGTGAGCGAAAATAATAATCTGCATCAACATACAGTTATGTCATTTGGAGAGTATGGTAGTAAATTTAAAGAACTGGAAATAGCAAAGCAGGTAAGGCTAATCAACATGCCAAGACCAAAAATTGTTGGTATGCGTAATTTCTTGAAATTCCTTAATGAGTTTTTTAAAGAGAATAAATTTGATCTTATTGAATCGCATATACAAGGTATACATGCAATACCATTTAAATTTTATGCTAAGAAAAATAAAAATGGTAAATTTGCTATACACTCACACCAGACGGACTTTGTGTTTGGTAGAGAAAAAAGTTTTAAAGAAAAGATAATATATAAAACTAATCCATTTATTAACAATAGCTTGGCTAATGTGAAGATAGCTTGTGGTGAAGCAGCTGCTGAGTATGCTTTTGCTAGTACAAAAAATGTATACATTATAAGAAACTCAGTTGATGTTAGTAAGTTTATTACAGAGACAAAACCAGATTATAAAGCAAATCAAATAAGAATTGGACATGTTGGGAGACATAGTTCAGCAAAGAATTTAAATTTTCTAATTGCCTTAATGGAAGCGTTTAAACTAGATAATTTGCCTTATAGAGTAGATTTATATTCATATGGTGAAGGGGAGCTGACTGAAGATTTTAGAACAAAGATTAATGAGAGATCTCTTACTGAATCCATTCATTTAGAAGGTAGAAAAGATGACATATATAATTATGTTAAAAATATGGATGTAATTGTGTTACCTTCTTTTAGTGAAGGTTTACCTACAGTAGCTATAGAAGCTCAAGCGGCTCGTGTGCCTATAATTATCTCTGATAGAGTTACACACGAAGTTGATTTACAAGTTGGACTTGTAAAATATCTACCTATAGAGCCACCTCTCAAGGCCGTAGAACAATGGAAACTTGCTATAGTTGAGTATAAAGAAGATCAAGAAAAAATGGACATTACAAAAACAGAGCTTCTAAAACTCCTTGATGCTCAAGGATTTACCACAGGAGCCATGATTAAAAATTACAACAATATGCTTGGTGATGTTTTTAATTCTTAATTTTACTAAGTAGTGATTTTATTTCCGCTCTATAAGTATAAGTTAAAAGTATTAGGTACAGAATGTAAAGACTCATACCTAATAGTAGGTTTTTGACTAAATAAGCAGATACGAAGAAGACAAATAAGTATGAAACTATAACTGTAAGTTCTTTCTTGTTGCTTTTTAGCTCAGGGAATGAAACTTTGATGGAGTATATATACCAAAGAATATAACTTACTGGGGTTGAAAATGCTACATAATGAATCTTACCTGTTAGTGCATAAGCTAATAGAGCAAGAGCGAAAGAGAGTGCTACTCCAAGTATAGAATCTCTAAAGTATTGATATTCGCTTTTACTTGTTTTATAAAGATTTTGAATTAAGATTTTGATTAGTATAATAAATGGAATTGACAAGAAGGTAAGGGCTAAGAAGTCTATTGATTGAACGAATTTTGGTAGAATCGATTTTATTATGAATGCAAAAATAAAGAATGATAATGAAGCATAAATTCCACTTAATAATGCGATAGATTTTATAAACATATTTGCGTTGCTATCAGATCTCTGAGCGATTCTATTATAAAAAACACTACTTACTGCATGTACAACAAGCAAAATAACGTTCAATACGTTATTTTGGAAAGCAAATTGGGCGAAGCTTTCTATAGGGAAGTAAATATTAATGATTTGTGCTCCAGCGTTACCCATAAGAGTAATAGACATATTAGCAATGAGAATGAAGATTCCAATTCTTATTGTGTTAGCTGCAGATTTTAAATCCAGACCATTTGCAAATCCAAATGTTCTCCTGAAGTTATATCTTAATATAAGTACAGAATATAGATAGCTTGCAATATTCAAAATTATATAAAAATGGAAGGATTCGGATTTTAAAACGAAAACGGCTAAAAGGAGAGTAATGATATAGATAATACTAGAAAATATATTTGATTTAGCAGTTAGAGAGAAGTTACCAGTAGCATTATATATACTATCGTAGTAGTTTTTCAGGTTTACAAATAGTGAAGCAACGGATAGGAATACTAGTATAGGATTATTAAGTGCTATAGAAATTGAAAGCATTATTATAAACATAATTATTTGCATAATGCTTGCAAAGTTATGATCGTTATGTATAGTTTTGCGATCAAGTTTTTGTAGATCTTTTCCACCATATTTGATATATGCTCCATCACTAAACCCTAGTCCCAAAATAAAAATATAGTTTAGATAAAGAATGTACTCTCTGTAATATCCATAGTTATCTACACTAAGCATGTATGGAAGAACAAAGCTTATAATAAATCCTGTTCCAAATTTAACTATATTGGAAAAGCTTACTTGCAAAATATCAGTTAATGTCTTATTTGTCTTCATGTTAAAACCTTTTAAATAATTAAATTCTTAATATATGTGTTGATTCTTGCTATAATACTATAATCAAGGAAATAAAAGTAGGAGAAAAATATGAAAATAGCAGTTGTAGGATTAGGTTATGTAGGTTTATCAATTTCTGTTCTTTTAGCACAACACAATGAAGTTGTGGCCAATGATCTAATGGCTGAAAAAGTAGATATGGTAAATAAGAAGATTTCACCTATAGTTGATGCAGACATAGAATACTATCTACAAAATAAAAGTTTGAATCTGAGAGCAACAATGGATAAGGAAGAAACTTATAAAGGAGCCGATTATGTAATTATTGCAACTCCTACAGACTATGATGTCGACAAAGATTTCTTCAATACAAAATCTGTTGAAGCTGTTATTAAAGAAGCGCTTGAGTTTGCACCAGATAGCACAATCGTAATTAAATCTACAATTCCAGTAGGATATACAGAACGAATTCGTAAAGAGTTTTCTACTGATAATATTATATTCTCTCCAGAATTTTTGCGTGAGGGAAGAGCACTCTATGATAACCTGCACCCATCTCGTATTGTTGTTGGAGGCAAGACTCCTGAGGCAGTGCGTTTTGCAGAGCTTTTGCAAGAAGGTGCTATTGATGAAGATATTCCCGTATTATTTACAGAGTCAAGTGAAGCAGAGTCAATTAAACTTTTCTCAAATACATACTTAGCCCTACGTGTAGCCTATTTTAATGAGTTGGATACCTATGCAGAGGTCAAAGGTCTAGATGCAGAAGCTGTTATCAAGGGAGTAAGTTTAGACCCTAGAATTGGTGACTTCTACAATAACCCTTCATTTGGTTATGGTGGATACTGCTTGCCAAAAGATACTAAGCAATTGAGAGCTAACTATAAAGATATCCCAGAAGTGCTTATATCTGCAATTGTTTTGTCAAATAGAACACGTAAGGATTATATTTCTCAACAGATTCTTAGTCACAAGCCAGAAGTTGTCGGTATTTATAAACTCGCTATGAAATCTGGTTCAGATAACTATAGACATTCTTCAGTTCTC
Above is a window of Fastidiosipila sanguinis DNA encoding:
- a CDS encoding nucleotide sugar dehydrogenase; this encodes MKIAVVGLGYVGLSISVLLAQHNEVVANDLMAEKVDMVNKKISPIVDADIEYYLQNKSLNLRATMDKEETYKGADYVIIATPTDYDVDKDFFNTKSVEAVIKEALEFAPDSTIVIKSTIPVGYTERIRKEFSTDNIIFSPEFLREGRALYDNLHPSRIVVGGKTPEAVRFAELLQEGAIDEDIPVLFTESSEAESIKLFSNTYLALRVAYFNELDTYAEVKGLDAEAVIKGVSLDPRIGDFYNNPSFGYGGYCLPKDTKQLRANYKDIPEVLISAIVLSNRTRKDYISQQILSHKPEVVGIYKLAMKSGSDNYRHSSVLGIMKRLRAEGVRVVLYEPMLQEKDNIYKYEIIDDLEEFKNMSDIIVTNRYSADLADVKEKVYTRDLFKRD
- a CDS encoding O-antigen ligase family protein yields the protein MLLKISTEENLKISQSNNLILEKVIKALLYFAVLLATFPIPKQLYIHVVNASVLSLVLISNFINKRVKFKDAFNSYTCILLVWLLMSAISVLYAESKILSIQRTMVIYTAITYTVAINIYIQNRQILDKIIRIFIVSNLVHILISLFEILTNKYLFTSHKDIIPSLIEKNNPISFFNNPNDLSIFLLFCSLLVLFLSDNILARHAKQIILVLNLFLMFKSKARIAILTLMIALASYIFFKIKSYKWRKAIAYFVYIAAIGFTLLFGIFLMQILDMESNDISLMQRLNYMKNGLLYLKDTSGFGIGAGNIPYYFTNKPYYNVYGIFQMHNWWIETMVEYGVFFFALYFTWYLKSLFRSLQGMLKYFENEVYGFLTAFYVCFVIAAIAPSTIYPFIWVWILNALASLLLEKNYRFTND
- a CDS encoding glycosyltransferase, producing the protein MKILHIISSDGGGISSFVKNIVSENNNLHQHTVMSFGEYGSKFKELEIAKQVRLINMPRPKIVGMRNFLKFLNEFFKENKFDLIESHIQGIHAIPFKFYAKKNKNGKFAIHSHQTDFVFGREKSFKEKIIYKTNPFINNSLANVKIACGEAAAEYAFASTKNVYIIRNSVDVSKFITETKPDYKANQIRIGHVGRHSSAKNLNFLIALMEAFKLDNLPYRVDLYSYGEGELTEDFRTKINERSLTESIHLEGRKDDIYNYVKNMDVIVLPSFSEGLPTVAIEAQAARVPIIISDRVTHEVDLQVGLVKYLPIEPPLKAVEQWKLAIVEYKEDQEKMDITKTELLKLLDAQGFTTGAMIKNYNNMLGDVFNS
- a CDS encoding polysaccharide biosynthesis protein, with the translated sequence MKTNKTLTDILQVSFSNIVKFGTGFIISFVLPYMLSVDNYGYYREYILYLNYIFILGLGFSDGAYIKYGGKDLQKLDRKTIHNDHNFASIMQIIMFIIMLSISIALNNPILVFLSVASLFVNLKNYYDSIYNATGNFSLTAKSNIFSSIIYIITLLLAVFVLKSESFHFYIILNIASYLYSVLILRYNFRRTFGFANGLDLKSAANTIRIGIFILIANMSITLMGNAGAQIINIYFPIESFAQFAFQNNVLNVILLVVHAVSSVFYNRIAQRSDSNANMFIKSIALLSGIYASLSFFIFAFIIKSILPKFVQSIDFLALTFLSIPFIILIKILIQNLYKTSKSEYQYFRDSILGVALSFALALLAYALTGKIHYVAFSTPVSYILWYIYSIKVSFPELKSNKKELTVIVSYLFVFFVSAYLVKNLLLGMSLYILYLILLTYTYRAEIKSLLSKIKN
- a CDS encoding glycosyltransferase family 4 protein, which gives rise to MSNLVIFNWGYYPAKTYGGPAISIENIVRTLINEFESITVICNAHELNSSEKIEGIEANSICKGLYGENILYLDEEHKNVGFIKEKLAFLGSVDLIYVNSFFAWKQLSMANKLRKIYGANMLIAPRGELEKNALAIKAPKKKIYNAILRNFLNRDDIFFHATNELEKENIKRHLKIKDERVLILDNIPSLPSENFYEKLNKTKLENHLDLVFISRIQSKKNLKYALECLEDIPEEITIKFDIYGPIENEEYFDECKAVAQKLPDNINVNYKGLVSHEDVFNTFSKYDLFFFPTLSENFGHVIAEALASKVLVLTSDQTPWNDINMTNAGRAIPLESKTEFSKYISDLAKVTDLEYKNYRDQGLEYLEGKLNTDVIKDKYRREFKNITKQ